In Epinephelus moara isolate mb chromosome 20, YSFRI_EMoa_1.0, whole genome shotgun sequence, the genomic stretch AAGTCAGAGCCTTGTCGAAAACCCACCTGCTTTTCCAAAGTAGCACTGTCGGCCATCAAAGCAGCAGCTAATCGCTTCACATGTAGCAGCAGTGATATCAGGACCACCACATGGGACTTTCTGGTTCTCTGCCACCTCACAACTCTGGAAAGAAGGCTGGTGTTTGGAAGGTGCCTGTGGTGATGTCGGTTGATGCGGTTGTTGTGGTTGATACGGTTGATGTGGTTGCTGCGGCTGATATGGTTCATATGGCTGATGTGGTTGCTGCGGTTTAGTTGGTTGGTATGGCTGATGTGGTTGCTGCGGTTTAGTTGGTTGGTATGGTTGATGTGGTTGCTGCGGTTTAGTTGGTTGGTATGGTTGATGTGGTTGCTGTGGTTTAGTTGGTTGGTATGGCTGATGTGGTTGCTGTGGTTTAGTTGGTTGGTATGGTTGATGTGGTTGCTCCGGTTTATTTGGTTGGTATGGTTGATGTGGTTGCTCCGGTTGATATGGTTGATATGGTTGATGTGGTTGCTCCGGTTGGTATGGTTCATATGGTTGAGGTGGTTGCTGCGGTTGAGGGGCCTGTGGTTCTTGGGGAGACTGAAAATCAGTAAATGCTCGTGGATATGGAAAATGCTTTGGCCCTTGAGAATATTGAGGCCGTGGTGGCAAAACCTGTGGTCTTGGTTCATAAAACTTtggtggtgatggaggaggtTGGACCTTTGGAGCTTGAGAGTATTGAGGCTGTGGTGGCGAAACCTGTGGTCTTGGTTCGTAAACCTGAGGCCGTGGTGGCGACACCTGTGGTCTTGGATCATGAGCCTGAGGCGGTGGAGGTTGGCCCTTTGGAGCTTGAGAATATTGCGGCTGTGGTGGCAAAACTTGTGGTCTTGGTTCATAAACCTGAGGCCGTGGTGGCGAAACCTGTGGTCTTGGTTCATAAACCTGAGGCCGTGGTGGCGAAACCTGTGGTCTTGGTTCATAAACCTTCTGTGGGGGCGGAGGAGGTTGGACCTTTGGAACTTGAGAGTATTGAGGCTGTGGTGGCGAAACCTGTGGTCTTGGTTCATAAACCTGAGGCCGTGGGGGTGACACCTGTGGTCTTGGTTCATAAGCCTTCTGTGGTGGCGGAGGAGGTTGGCCCTTTGGAACTTGAGAATATTGAGGCTGTGGTGGCGAAACCTGTGGTCTTGGTTCATAATCCCTCTGTGGTGGCGGAGGATGTTGGACCTTTGGAACTTGAGAATATTGAGGCTGCGGTGGTGAAACCTGTGGTCTTGGTTCATAAACCTGAGGCTGTGGTGGCGAAACCTGTGGTCTTGGATCATAAACCTGAGGTTGTGGTGGCGACACCTGTGGTCTTGGTTCATaagccttctgtggtggtggaggaggttgaACCTTTGGAGCTTGAGAATATTGCGGCTGTGGTGGCGAAACCTGTGGTCTTGGTTCATAAACCTGAGGCCGTGGTGGCGACACCTGTGGTCTTGGTTCATaagccttctgtggtggtggaggaggttggACCTTTGGAGCTTGAGAATATTGCGGCTGTGGTGGCGAAACTTGTGGTCTTGGTTCATAAACCTTAGGCCGTGGTGGCGACACCTGTGGTCTTGGTTCATAAACCTGAGGCCGTGGTGGCGACACCTGTGGTCTTGGTTCATaagccttctgtggtggtggaggaggttggACCTTTGGAGCTTGAGAATATTGAGGCTGTGGTGGCGAAACCTGTGGTCTTGGTTCATAAACCTGAGGCTGTGGTGGCGACACTTGTGGTCTTGGTTCATAAGCCTTCTGTGGTGGCGGAGGAGGTTGGGCCTTTGGAGCTTGAGAATATTGCGGCTGTGGTGGCGAAACTTGTGGTCTTGGTTCATAAACCCTCTGCGGTGCTGGAGGTTGACGAACCTGTGGTGCCTGAGGAGGTGGAGCGCCCTTTGTCATCGATGATGCAGACCATACTGAGTCCTGAGCTCCTACCTGTGTCCCAACTAAGCACCCTAGCAGTGCTAGTGCCACCAAAGAGGTGACCCGCCAACTCTTTGCCATGGTTTCACAGCAGTTTGACCAGGACAACCCAAAGTATTATG encodes the following:
- the LOC126407500 gene encoding uncharacterized protein LOC126407500 isoform X12 translates to MAKSWRVTSLVALALLGCLVGTQVGAQDSVWSASSMTKGAPPPQAPQVRQPPAPQRVYEPRPQVSPPQPQYSQAPKAQPPPPPQKAYEPRPQVSPPQPQVYEPRPQVSPPQPQYSQAPKVQPPPPPQKAYEPRPQVSPPRPQVYEPRPQVSPPRPKVYEPRPQVSPPQPQYSQAPKVQPPPPPQKAYEPRPQVSPPQPQVYDPRPQVSPPQPQVYEPRPQVSPPQPQYSQVPKVQHPPPPQRDYEPRPQVSPPQPQYSQVPKGQPPPPPQKAYEPRPQVSPPRPQVYEPRPQVSPPQPQYSQVPKVQPPPPPQKVYEPRPQVSPPRPQVYEPRPQVSPPRPQVYEPRPQVLPPQPQYSQAPKGQPPPPQAHDPRPQVSPPRPQVYEPRPQVSPPQPQYSQAPKVQPPPSPPKFYEPRPQVLPPRPQYSQGPKHFPYPRAFTDFQSPQEPQAPQPQQPPQPYEPYQPEQPHQPYQPYQPEQPHQPYQPNKPEQPHQPYQPTKPQQPHQPYQPTKPQQPHQPYQPTKPQQPHQPYQPTKPQQPHQPYQPTKPQQPHQPYEPYQPQQPHQPYQPQQPHQPTSPQAPSKHQPSFQSCEVAENQKVPCGGPDITAATCEAISCCFDGRQCYFGKAVTVQCTKDAQFIVVVARDATLPNIDLESISLLGQGQGCTHVDSNSAFAIYQFPVTACGSVVMEEPGVIIYENRMVSSYEVGVGPLGAITRDSHFELLFQSRYIGTSIETVVVEVLPLDNPPLPVAALGPIRVYMRLANGQCNTKGCNEVEVAYSSFYTDADYPVTKVLRDPVYVEVQLLEKTDPNLVLTLGRCWTTTSSNPHSLPQWDILIDGCPYRDDRYLSSLVPVGLSSGLGFPSHYRRFIFKMFTFVDTNSMEPMKEQVYIHCSTAVCTAAAGHSCEPSCYRRKRDVKDVDQKKAEPKVVVSSGPVIMSSPQQ
- the LOC126407500 gene encoding uncharacterized protein LOC126407500 isoform X10, whose product is MAKSWRVTSLVALALLGCLVGTQVGAQDSVWSASSMTKGAPPPQAPQVRQPPAPQRVYEPRPQVSPPQPQYSQAPKAQPPPPPQKAYEPRPQVSPPQPQVYEPRPQVSPPQPQYSQAPKVQPPPPPQKAYEPRPQVSPPRPQVYEPRPQVSPPQPQYSQAPKVQPPPPPQKAYEPRPQVSPPQPQYSQAPKVQPPPPPQKAYEPRPQVSPPQPQVYDPRPQVSPPQPQVYEPRPQVSPPQPQYSQVPKVQHPPPPQRDYEPRPQVSPPQPQYSQVPKGQPPPPPQKAYEPRPQVSPPRPQVYEPRPQVSPPQPQYSQVPKVQPPPPPQKVYEPRPQVSPPRPQVYEPRPQVSPPRPQVYEPRPQVLPPQPQYSQAPKGQPPPPQAHDPRPQVSPPRPQVYEPRPQVSPPQPQYSQAPKVQPPPSPPKFYEPRPQVLPPRPQYSQGPKHFPYPRAFTDFQSPQEPQAPQPQQPPQPYEPYQPEQPHQPYQPYQPEQPHQPYQPNKPEQPHQPYQPTKPQQPHQPYQPTKPQQPHQPYQPTKPQQPHQPYQPTKPQQPHQPYQPTKPQQPHQPYEPYQPQQPHQPYQPQQPHQPTSPQAPSKHQPSFQSCEVAENQKVPCGGPDITAATCEAISCCFDGRQCYFGKAVTVQCTKDAQFIVVVARDATLPNIDLESISLLGQGQGCTHVDSNSAFAIYQFPVTACGSVVMEEPGVIIYENRMVSSYEVGVGPLGAITRDSHFELLFQSRYIGTSIETVVVEVLPLDNPPLPVAALGPIRVYMRLANGQCNTKGCNEVEVAYSSFYTDADYPVTKVLRDPVYVEVQLLEKTDPNLVLTLGRCWTTTSSNPHSLPQWDILIDGCPYRDDRYLSSLVPVGLSSGLGFPSHYRRFIFKMFTFVDTNSMEPMKEQVYIHCSTAVCTAAAGHSCEPSCYRRKRDVKDVDQKKAEPKVVVSSGPVIMSSPQQ
- the LOC126407500 gene encoding uncharacterized protein LOC126407500 isoform X7, whose amino-acid sequence is MAKSWRVTSLVALALLGCLVGTQVGAQDSVWSASSMTKGAPPPQAPQVRQPPAPQRVYEPRPQVSPPQPQYSQAPKAQPPPPPQKAYEPRPQVSPPQPQVYEPRPQVSPPQPQYSQAPKVQPPPPPQKAYEPRPQVSPPRPQVYEPRPQVSPPQPQYSQAPKVQPPPPPQKAYEPRPQVSPPRPQVYEPRPQVSPPQPQYSQAPKVQPPPPPQKAYEPRPQVSPPQPQVYDPRPQVSPPQPQVYEPRPQVSPPQPQYSQVPKVQHPPPPQRDYEPRPQVSPPQPQYSQVPKGQPPPPPQKAYEPRPQVSPPRPQVYEPRPQVSPPQPQYSQVPKVQPPPPPQKVYEPRPQVSPPRPQVYEPRPQVSPPRPQVYEPRPQVLPPQPQYSQAPKGQPPPPQAHDPRPQVSPPRPQVYEPRPQVSPPQPQYSQAPKVQPPPSPPKFYEPRPQVLPPRPQYSQGPKHFPYPRAFTDFQSPQEPQAPQPQQPPQPYEPYQPEQPHQPYQPYQPEQPHQPYQPNKPEQPHQPYQPTKPQQPHQPYQPTKPQQPHQPYQPTKPQQPHQPYQPTKPQQPHQPYQPTKPQQPHQPYEPYQPQQPHQPYQPQQPHQPTSPQAPSKHQPSFQSCEVAENQKVPCGGPDITAATCEAISCCFDGRQCYFGKAVTVQCTKDAQFIVVVARDATLPNIDLESISLLGQGQGCTHVDSNSAFAIYQFPVTACGSVVMEEPGVIIYENRMVSSYEVGVGPLGAITRDSHFELLFQSRYIGTSIETVVVEVLPLDNPPLPVAALGPIRVYMRLANGQCNTKGCNEVEVAYSSFYTDADYPVTKVLRDPVYVEVQLLEKTDPNLVLTLGRCWTTTSSNPHSLPQWDILIDGCPYRDDRYLSSLVPVGLSSGLGFPSHYRRFIFKMFTFVDTNSMEPMKEQVYIHCSTAVCTAAAGHSCEPSCYRRKRDVKDVDQKKAEPKVVVSSGPVIMSSPQQ
- the LOC126407500 gene encoding uncharacterized protein LOC126407500 isoform X31, with amino-acid sequence MAKSWRVTSLVALALLGCLVGTQVGAQDSVWSASSMTKGAPPPQAPQVRQPPAPQRVYEPRPQVSPPQPQYSQAPKAQPPPPPQKAYEPRPQVSPPQPQVYDPRPQVSPPQPQVYEPRPQVSPPQPQYSQVPKVQHPPPPQRDYEPRPQVSPPQPQYSQVPKGQPPPPPQKAYEPRPQVSPPRPQVYEPRPQVSPPQPQYSQVPKVQPPPPPQKVYEPRPQVSPPRPQVYEPRPQVSPPRPQVYEPRPQVLPPQPQYSQAPKGQPPPPQAHDPRPQVSPPRPQVYEPRPQVSPPQPQYSQAPKVQPPPSPPKFYEPRPQVLPPRPQYSQGPKHFPYPRAFTDFQSPQEPQAPQPQQPPQPYEPYQPEQPHQPYQPYQPEQPHQPYQPNKPEQPHQPYQPTKPQQPHQPYQPTKPQQPHQPYQPTKPQQPHQPYQPTKPQQPHQPYQPTKPQQPHQPYEPYQPQQPHQPYQPQQPHQPTSPQAPSKHQPSFQSCEVAENQKVPCGGPDITAATCEAISCCFDGRQCYFGKAVTVQCTKDAQFIVVVARDATLPNIDLESISLLGQGQGCTHVDSNSAFAIYQFPVTACGSVVMEEPGVIIYENRMVSSYEVGVGPLGAITRDSHFELLFQSRYIGTSIETVVVEVLPLDNPPLPVAALGPIRVYMRLANGQCNTKGCNEVEVAYSSFYTDADYPVTKVLRDPVYVEVQLLEKTDPNLVLTLGRCWTTTSSNPHSLPQWDILIDGCPYRDDRYLSSLVPVGLSSGLGFPSHYRRFIFKMFTFVDTNSMEPMKEQVYIHCSTAVCTAAAGHSCEPSCYRRKRDVKDVDQKKAEPKVVVSSGPVIMSSPQQ
- the LOC126407500 gene encoding uncharacterized protein LOC126407500 isoform X9, whose amino-acid sequence is MAKSWRVTSLVALALLGCLVGTQVGAQDSVWSASSMTKGAPPPQAPQVRQPPAPQRVYEPRPQVSPPQPQYSQAPKAQPPPPPQKAYEPRPQVSPPQPQVYEPRPQVSPPQPQYSQAPKVQPPPPPQKAYEPRPQVSPPRPQVYEPRPQVSPPRPKVYEPRPQVSPPQPQYSQAPKVQPPPPPQKAYEPRPQVSPPQPQYSQAPKVQPPPPPQKAYEPRPQVSPPQPQVYDPRPQVSPPQPQVYEPRPQVSPPQPQYSQVPKVQHPPPPQRDYEPRPQVSPPQPQYSQVPKGQPPPPPQKAYEPRPQVSPPRPQVYEPRPQVSPPQPQYSQVPKVQPPPPPQKVYEPRPQVSPPRPQVYEPRPQVSPPRPQVYEPRPQVLPPQPQYSQAPKGQPPPPQAHDPRPQVSPPRPQVYEPRPQVSPPQPQYSQAPKVQPPPSPPKFYEPRPQVLPPRPQYSQGPKHFPYPRAFTDFQSPQEPQAPQPQQPPQPYEPYQPEQPHQPYQPYQPEQPHQPYQPNKPEQPHQPYQPTKPQQPHQPYQPTKPQQPHQPYQPTKPQQPHQPYQPTKPQQPHQPYQPTKPQQPHQPYEPYQPQQPHQPYQPQQPHQPTSPQAPSKHQPSFQSCEVAENQKVPCGGPDITAATCEAISCCFDGRQCYFGKAVTVQCTKDAQFIVVVARDATLPNIDLESISLLGQGQGCTHVDSNSAFAIYQFPVTACGSVVMEEPGVIIYENRMVSSYEVGVGPLGAITRDSHFELLFQSRYIGTSIETVVVEVLPLDNPPLPVAALGPIRVYMRLANGQCNTKGCNEVEVAYSSFYTDADYPVTKVLRDPVYVEVQLLEKTDPNLVLTLGRCWTTTSSNPHSLPQWDILIDGCPYRDDRYLSSLVPVGLSSGLGFPSHYRRFIFKMFTFVDTNSMEPMKEQVYIHCSTAVCTAAAGHSCEPSCYRRKRDVKDVDQKKAEPKVVVSSGPVIMSSPQQ
- the LOC126407500 gene encoding uncharacterized protein LOC126407500 isoform X23, producing MAKSWRVTSLVALALLGCLVGTQVGAQDSVWSASSMTKGAPPPQAPQVRQPPAPQRVYEPRPQVSPPQPQYSQAPKAQPPPPPQKAYEPRPQVSPPQPQVYEPRPQVSPPQPQYSQAPKVQPPPPPQKAYEPRPQVSPPRPQVYEPRPQVSPPRPKVYEPRPQVSPPQPQYSQAPKVQPPPPPQKAYEPRPQVSPPQPQYSQVPKGQPPPPPQKAYEPRPQVSPPRPQVYEPRPQVSPPQPQYSQVPKVQPPPPPQKVYEPRPQVSPPRPQVYEPRPQVSPPRPQVYEPRPQVLPPQPQYSQAPKGQPPPPQAHDPRPQVSPPRPQVYEPRPQVSPPQPQYSQAPKVQPPPSPPKFYEPRPQVLPPRPQYSQGPKHFPYPRAFTDFQSPQEPQAPQPQQPPQPYEPYQPEQPHQPYQPYQPEQPHQPYQPNKPEQPHQPYQPTKPQQPHQPYQPTKPQQPHQPYQPTKPQQPHQPYQPTKPQQPHQPYQPTKPQQPHQPYEPYQPQQPHQPYQPQQPHQPTSPQAPSKHQPSFQSCEVAENQKVPCGGPDITAATCEAISCCFDGRQCYFGKAVTVQCTKDAQFIVVVARDATLPNIDLESISLLGQGQGCTHVDSNSAFAIYQFPVTACGSVVMEEPGVIIYENRMVSSYEVGVGPLGAITRDSHFELLFQSRYIGTSIETVVVEVLPLDNPPLPVAALGPIRVYMRLANGQCNTKGCNEVEVAYSSFYTDADYPVTKVLRDPVYVEVQLLEKTDPNLVLTLGRCWTTTSSNPHSLPQWDILIDGCPYRDDRYLSSLVPVGLSSGLGFPSHYRRFIFKMFTFVDTNSMEPMKEQVYIHCSTAVCTAAAGHSCEPSCYRRKRDVKDVDQKKAEPKVVVSSGPVIMSSPQQ
- the LOC126407500 gene encoding uncharacterized protein LOC126407500 isoform X18, with amino-acid sequence MAKSWRVTSLVALALLGCLVGTQVGAQDSVWSASSMTKGAPPPQAPQVRQPPAPQRVYEPRPQVSPPQPQYSQAPKAQPPPPPQKAYEPRPQVSPPQPQVYEPRPQVSPPQPQYSQAPKVQPPPPPQKAYEPRPQVSPPQPQYSQAPKVQPPPPPQKAYEPRPQVSPPQPQVYDPRPQVSPPQPQVYEPRPQVSPPQPQYSQVPKVQHPPPPQRDYEPRPQVSPPQPQYSQVPKGQPPPPPQKAYEPRPQVSPPRPQVYEPRPQVSPPQPQYSQVPKVQPPPPPQKVYEPRPQVSPPRPQVYEPRPQVSPPRPQVYEPRPQVLPPQPQYSQAPKGQPPPPQAHDPRPQVSPPRPQVYEPRPQVSPPQPQYSQAPKVQPPPSPPKFYEPRPQVLPPRPQYSQGPKHFPYPRAFTDFQSPQEPQAPQPQQPPQPYEPYQPEQPHQPYQPYQPEQPHQPYQPNKPEQPHQPYQPTKPQQPHQPYQPTKPQQPHQPYQPTKPQQPHQPYQPTKPQQPHQPYQPTKPQQPHQPYEPYQPQQPHQPYQPQQPHQPTSPQAPSKHQPSFQSCEVAENQKVPCGGPDITAATCEAISCCFDGRQCYFGKAVTVQCTKDAQFIVVVARDATLPNIDLESISLLGQGQGCTHVDSNSAFAIYQFPVTACGSVVMEEPGVIIYENRMVSSYEVGVGPLGAITRDSHFELLFQSRYIGTSIETVVVEVLPLDNPPLPVAALGPIRVYMRLANGQCNTKGCNEVEVAYSSFYTDADYPVTKVLRDPVYVEVQLLEKTDPNLVLTLGRCWTTTSSNPHSLPQWDILIDGCPYRDDRYLSSLVPVGLSSGLGFPSHYRRFIFKMFTFVDTNSMEPMKEQVYIHCSTAVCTAAAGHSCEPSCYRRKRDVKDVDQKKAEPKVVVSSGPVIMSSPQQ
- the LOC126407500 gene encoding uncharacterized protein LOC126407500 isoform X37, with translation MAKSWRVTSLVALALLGCLVGTQVGAQDSVWSASSMTKGAPPPQAPQVRQPPAPQRVYEPRPQVSPPQPQYSQAPKAQPPPPPQKAYEPRPQVSPPQPQYSQVPKGQPPPPPQKAYEPRPQVSPPRPQVYEPRPQVSPPQPQYSQVPKVQPPPPPQKVYEPRPQVSPPRPQVYEPRPQVSPPRPQVYEPRPQVLPPQPQYSQAPKGQPPPPQAHDPRPQVSPPRPQVYEPRPQVSPPQPQYSQAPKVQPPPSPPKFYEPRPQVLPPRPQYSQGPKHFPYPRAFTDFQSPQEPQAPQPQQPPQPYEPYQPEQPHQPYQPYQPEQPHQPYQPNKPEQPHQPYQPTKPQQPHQPYQPTKPQQPHQPYQPTKPQQPHQPYQPTKPQQPHQPYQPTKPQQPHQPYEPYQPQQPHQPYQPQQPHQPTSPQAPSKHQPSFQSCEVAENQKVPCGGPDITAATCEAISCCFDGRQCYFGKAVTVQCTKDAQFIVVVARDATLPNIDLESISLLGQGQGCTHVDSNSAFAIYQFPVTACGSVVMEEPGVIIYENRMVSSYEVGVGPLGAITRDSHFELLFQSRYIGTSIETVVVEVLPLDNPPLPVAALGPIRVYMRLANGQCNTKGCNEVEVAYSSFYTDADYPVTKVLRDPVYVEVQLLEKTDPNLVLTLGRCWTTTSSNPHSLPQWDILIDGCPYRDDRYLSSLVPVGLSSGLGFPSHYRRFIFKMFTFVDTNSMEPMKEQVYIHCSTAVCTAAAGHSCEPSCYRRKRDVKDVDQKKAEPKVVVSSGPVIMSSPQQ
- the LOC126407500 gene encoding uncharacterized protein LOC126407500 isoform X15, translated to MAKSWRVTSLVALALLGCLVGTQVGAQDSVWSASSMTKGAPPPQAPQVRQPPAPQRVYEPRPQVSPPQPQYSQAPKAQPPPPPQKAYEPRPQVSPPQPQVYEPRPQVSPPQPQYSQAPKVQPPPPPQKAYEPRPQVSPPRPQVYEPRPQVSPPRPKVYEPRPQVSPPQPQYSQAPKVQPPPPPQKAYEPRPQVSPPQPQVYEPRPQVSPPQPQYSQVPKVQHPPPPQRDYEPRPQVSPPQPQYSQVPKGQPPPPPQKAYEPRPQVSPPRPQVYEPRPQVSPPQPQYSQVPKVQPPPPPQKVYEPRPQVSPPRPQVYEPRPQVSPPRPQVYEPRPQVLPPQPQYSQAPKGQPPPPQAHDPRPQVSPPRPQVYEPRPQVSPPQPQYSQAPKVQPPPSPPKFYEPRPQVLPPRPQYSQGPKHFPYPRAFTDFQSPQEPQAPQPQQPPQPYEPYQPEQPHQPYQPYQPEQPHQPYQPNKPEQPHQPYQPTKPQQPHQPYQPTKPQQPHQPYQPTKPQQPHQPYQPTKPQQPHQPYQPTKPQQPHQPYEPYQPQQPHQPYQPQQPHQPTSPQAPSKHQPSFQSCEVAENQKVPCGGPDITAATCEAISCCFDGRQCYFGKAVTVQCTKDAQFIVVVARDATLPNIDLESISLLGQGQGCTHVDSNSAFAIYQFPVTACGSVVMEEPGVIIYENRMVSSYEVGVGPLGAITRDSHFELLFQSRYIGTSIETVVVEVLPLDNPPLPVAALGPIRVYMRLANGQCNTKGCNEVEVAYSSFYTDADYPVTKVLRDPVYVEVQLLEKTDPNLVLTLGRCWTTTSSNPHSLPQWDILIDGCPYRDDRYLSSLVPVGLSSGLGFPSHYRRFIFKMFTFVDTNSMEPMKEQVYIHCSTAVCTAAAGHSCEPSCYRRKRDVKDVDQKKAEPKVVVSSGPVIMSSPQQ
- the LOC126407500 gene encoding uncharacterized protein LOC126407500 isoform X32; this encodes MAKSWRVTSLVALALLGCLVGTQVGAQDSVWSASSMTKGAPPPQAPQVRQPPAPQRVYEPRPQVSPPQPQYSQAPKAQPPPPPQKAYEPRPQVSPPQPQVYEPRPQVSPPQPQVYEPRPQVSPPQPQYSQVPKVQHPPPPQRDYEPRPQVSPPQPQYSQVPKGQPPPPPQKAYEPRPQVSPPRPQVYEPRPQVSPPQPQYSQVPKVQPPPPPQKVYEPRPQVSPPRPQVYEPRPQVSPPRPQVYEPRPQVLPPQPQYSQAPKGQPPPPQAHDPRPQVSPPRPQVYEPRPQVSPPQPQYSQAPKVQPPPSPPKFYEPRPQVLPPRPQYSQGPKHFPYPRAFTDFQSPQEPQAPQPQQPPQPYEPYQPEQPHQPYQPYQPEQPHQPYQPNKPEQPHQPYQPTKPQQPHQPYQPTKPQQPHQPYQPTKPQQPHQPYQPTKPQQPHQPYQPTKPQQPHQPYEPYQPQQPHQPYQPQQPHQPTSPQAPSKHQPSFQSCEVAENQKVPCGGPDITAATCEAISCCFDGRQCYFGKAVTVQCTKDAQFIVVVARDATLPNIDLESISLLGQGQGCTHVDSNSAFAIYQFPVTACGSVVMEEPGVIIYENRMVSSYEVGVGPLGAITRDSHFELLFQSRYIGTSIETVVVEVLPLDNPPLPVAALGPIRVYMRLANGQCNTKGCNEVEVAYSSFYTDADYPVTKVLRDPVYVEVQLLEKTDPNLVLTLGRCWTTTSSNPHSLPQWDILIDGCPYRDDRYLSSLVPVGLSSGLGFPSHYRRFIFKMFTFVDTNSMEPMKEQVYIHCSTAVCTAAAGHSCEPSCYRRKRDVKDVDQKKAEPKVVVSSGPVIMSSPQQ
- the LOC126407500 gene encoding uncharacterized protein LOC126407500 isoform X24, coding for MAKSWRVTSLVALALLGCLVGTQVGAQDSVWSASSMTKGAPPPQAPQVRQPPAPQRVYEPRPQVSPPQPQYSQAPKAQPPPPPQKAYEPRPQVSPPQPQVYEPRPQVSPPQPQYSQAPKVQPPPPPQKAYEPRPQVSPPRPQVYEPRPQVSPPQPQVYEPRPQVSPPQPQYSQVPKVQHPPPPQRDYEPRPQVSPPQPQYSQVPKGQPPPPPQKAYEPRPQVSPPRPQVYEPRPQVSPPQPQYSQVPKVQPPPPPQKVYEPRPQVSPPRPQVYEPRPQVSPPRPQVYEPRPQVLPPQPQYSQAPKGQPPPPQAHDPRPQVSPPRPQVYEPRPQVSPPQPQYSQAPKVQPPPSPPKFYEPRPQVLPPRPQYSQGPKHFPYPRAFTDFQSPQEPQAPQPQQPPQPYEPYQPEQPHQPYQPYQPEQPHQPYQPNKPEQPHQPYQPTKPQQPHQPYQPTKPQQPHQPYQPTKPQQPHQPYQPTKPQQPHQPYQPTKPQQPHQPYEPYQPQQPHQPYQPQQPHQPTSPQAPSKHQPSFQSCEVAENQKVPCGGPDITAATCEAISCCFDGRQCYFGKAVTVQCTKDAQFIVVVARDATLPNIDLESISLLGQGQGCTHVDSNSAFAIYQFPVTACGSVVMEEPGVIIYENRMVSSYEVGVGPLGAITRDSHFELLFQSRYIGTSIETVVVEVLPLDNPPLPVAALGPIRVYMRLANGQCNTKGCNEVEVAYSSFYTDADYPVTKVLRDPVYVEVQLLEKTDPNLVLTLGRCWTTTSSNPHSLPQWDILIDGCPYRDDRYLSSLVPVGLSSGLGFPSHYRRFIFKMFTFVDTNSMEPMKEQVYIHCSTAVCTAAAGHSCEPSCYRRKRDVKDVDQKKAEPKVVVSSGPVIMSSPQQ
- the LOC126407500 gene encoding uncharacterized protein LOC126407500 isoform X25 produces the protein MAKSWRVTSLVALALLGCLVGTQVGAQDSVWSASSMTKGAPPPQAPQVRQPPAPQRVYEPRPQVSPPQPQYSQAPKAQPPPPPQKAYEPRPQVSPPQPQVYEPRPQVSPPQPQYSQAPKVQPPPPPQKAYEPRPQVSPPQPQVYDPRPQVSPPQPQVYEPRPQVSPPQPQYSQVPKVQHPPPPQRDYEPRPQVSPPQPQYSQVPKGQPPPPPQKAYEPRPQVSPPRPQVYEPRPQVSPPQPQYSQVPKVQPPPPPQKVYEPRPQVSPPRPQVYEPRPQVSPPRPQVYEPRPQVLPPQPQYSQAPKGQPPPPQAHDPRPQVSPPRPQVYEPRPQVSPPQPQYSQAPKVQPPPSPPKFYEPRPQVLPPRPQYSQGPKHFPYPRAFTDFQSPQEPQAPQPQQPPQPYEPYQPEQPHQPYQPYQPEQPHQPYQPNKPEQPHQPYQPTKPQQPHQPYQPTKPQQPHQPYQPTKPQQPHQPYQPTKPQQPHQPYQPTKPQQPHQPYEPYQPQQPHQPYQPQQPHQPTSPQAPSKHQPSFQSCEVAENQKVPCGGPDITAATCEAISCCFDGRQCYFGKAVTVQCTKDAQFIVVVARDATLPNIDLESISLLGQGQGCTHVDSNSAFAIYQFPVTACGSVVMEEPGVIIYENRMVSSYEVGVGPLGAITRDSHFELLFQSRYIGTSIETVVVEVLPLDNPPLPVAALGPIRVYMRLANGQCNTKGCNEVEVAYSSFYTDADYPVTKVLRDPVYVEVQLLEKTDPNLVLTLGRCWTTTSSNPHSLPQWDILIDGCPYRDDRYLSSLVPVGLSSGLGFPSHYRRFIFKMFTFVDTNSMEPMKEQVYIHCSTAVCTAAAGHSCEPSCYRRKRDVKDVDQKKAEPKVVVSSGPVIMSSPQQ
- the LOC126407500 gene encoding uncharacterized protein LOC126407500 isoform X27; the protein is MAKSWRVTSLVALALLGCLVGTQVGAQDSVWSASSMTKGAPPPQAPQVRQPPAPQRVYEPRPQVSPPQPQYSQAPKAQPPPPPQKAYEPRPQVSPPQPQYSQAPKVQPPPPPQKAYEPRPQVSPPQPQVYDPRPQVSPPQPQVYEPRPQVSPPQPQYSQVPKVQHPPPPQRDYEPRPQVSPPQPQYSQVPKGQPPPPPQKAYEPRPQVSPPRPQVYEPRPQVSPPQPQYSQVPKVQPPPPPQKVYEPRPQVSPPRPQVYEPRPQVSPPRPQVYEPRPQVLPPQPQYSQAPKGQPPPPQAHDPRPQVSPPRPQVYEPRPQVSPPQPQYSQAPKVQPPPSPPKFYEPRPQVLPPRPQYSQGPKHFPYPRAFTDFQSPQEPQAPQPQQPPQPYEPYQPEQPHQPYQPYQPEQPHQPYQPNKPEQPHQPYQPTKPQQPHQPYQPTKPQQPHQPYQPTKPQQPHQPYQPTKPQQPHQPYQPTKPQQPHQPYEPYQPQQPHQPYQPQQPHQPTSPQAPSKHQPSFQSCEVAENQKVPCGGPDITAATCEAISCCFDGRQCYFGKAVTVQCTKDAQFIVVVARDATLPNIDLESISLLGQGQGCTHVDSNSAFAIYQFPVTACGSVVMEEPGVIIYENRMVSSYEVGVGPLGAITRDSHFELLFQSRYIGTSIETVVVEVLPLDNPPLPVAALGPIRVYMRLANGQCNTKGCNEVEVAYSSFYTDADYPVTKVLRDPVYVEVQLLEKTDPNLVLTLGRCWTTTSSNPHSLPQWDILIDGCPYRDDRYLSSLVPVGLSSGLGFPSHYRRFIFKMFTFVDTNSMEPMKEQVYIHCSTAVCTAAAGHSCEPSCYRRKRDVKDVDQKKAEPKVVVSSGPVIMSSPQQ